GGAGGATCATACAGAGACTGTCGGAAACCAAACGTACAAATGCTTGgtagattttttggaaaaacacatCCGTGTTCTTGAGAGTGTTTCGGTCAACCATAATAATATAGCTCACCAAACCACGCCCGCTGCAGGTGTCAACAGTACTCATCATCGAAGACCCTCATTACCGTTTAAAATGTCTACTCACGCCGTCACGGAAAGTTCAGCCCCCAAATGCCATGCATGTGATCAGCATCATTCCCTAGTAAGATGTTCGAAATTCGAGAAGATGACGCTAGCTGAGCGTTTACGTACTGTGAACTCAAAACGACTCTGCCTAAACTGCTTTCGCCATGATCACTTCGCCCGTGATTGCTCCTCTTCTTACTGTTGTCGGGTGTGCAAGAAAAAGCACCATTCCATGTTGCACCCTGGGTACATTGGGAATTCCAATGGACTTGGTACTGAATCGCCATCCAACAGCGCGGTTTATTCGGGGGGGTCCACCACAACAATCATCCAAAGTTCAATCCAGAATTTCATTTCAAGAAGTTTCTAACGCAACGAAGTTACAGACAGTGAAATGCAGCAGCACGATTTACAATCCCCACCCAACCGTGTTCATGCTAACAGTGGTGCTGCGCATCGTAGATGTTTACGGGAAGGAGCACTTCGCCCGTGCTCTGCTGGACAGTGCCTCTCAGCCGAACCTAATGTCCGATCGTTTGGCTCAACTGCTCCGTTTGCGTCGACAGAAGGTGAATGTTCTCGTTCATGGAATTGGTGAGAAGCCTGAACATGCTACGGAGTCTGTGACGACTAAAATCCTCTCCCGCAAAAATGAATTCGCTAAAGATGTTAGCTTTTTAGTTCTCAAGCGAATGATGTCAAAACTGCCAGCTGAAGATGTACTTGTTGAAAGATGGAATCTACCCGGCGACGTATTCCTAGCTGATCCTGGATTCAATCGGTCGAGCGAGATCGATCTCGTCATAGGAACACAATTTTTCTTCGATTGTTTCCCCACAGCGTCTAAAATTCAACTCTCAGGTAATCTTCCCATAATGGTTGACAGCGTGTTTGGCTGGATATTTGCTGGAAATTGCCATGTAGTTCCATCTGTTAGTGATGCCGTTAGCTGCACGACCGTCGCCCAGTCGTTAGCCCCGCTGGAAGAATGCATGGAAAGATTTTGGAAGATAGAAGAACTCCCCGTCAGATGTGATATGTCACCCGAAGAAAAGGCTTGCGAAGAGCTTTATAGGTCAACCACATCCCGAAACGATGATGGGAGATATGTTGTTCGGCTACCGAAATAGCCCAACTTCGCTGAGATGGTTGGTGAATCGAAGTCCATCGCATTACGTCGATTTCACCTGCTCGAGCGAAGACTTTCGAACGATACTGATCTGAAAGAGAGCTACGATAAGTTCATGGCTGATTACGTAGCTTTAGGACATATGCGTATTGTACACTCTGACTATACTCCTGATTCACACGTGTACTACTTGCCACATCACCCTGTGCTGAAAGAGGCCAGCACAACAACAAAAACCAGAGTGGTTTTCGATGGCTCCAGCAAAACGTCATCCGGTTATTCGCTCAACCAATCCCTATGTATTGGACCCGTTGTACAAGACGACCTCTTGACCTTGATCATCCGCTTCCGAAAATACCCGATAGCCATGATTGCGGATATTGAGAAAATGTACCGCCAGGTACAGGTACATTCTTCCGATGCTCCTCTCCAACGAATATTATGGAGATTTAGTCCTTCCGATCCATTGCTCACTTATGAGCTCCAGACCGTCACCTATGGACTAGTTCCTTCATCTTTTCTCGCCACTAGAACGCTACAGCAGCTTGCTGAAGATGATGGTGACGTTTATCCTCTGGGAGCCGCTGCATTGAGAAAGTCGTTTTACGTTGATGACTATATTGGTGGAGCAGGCTCGATTCCTGAAGCTATCGAGTTGCGCAACGAGTTGACCAAACTGCTGGCAAGAGGTGGTTTCCCGCTGCGAAAGTGGACGTCAAGTAAGTTAGAAGTTCTCCAAGGTTTGTCCACCGACGAAATTGGTACCCAGTCAACCCACAAGTTTGACCCAGATGAGACCGTGAAGACCCTTGGAATTTTGTGGGAGCCTGCATCGGAtcagtttcgcttcgatctacCAATGCACTGCGTCACGACGCACGTGACAAAACGGGCAATCCTTTCCGCTGTGTCACAGCTGTTTGATCCGCTAGGACTAATAGCGCCCGTAGTTGGGAGAGGGAAAATGATGATTCAGGAACTGTGGCTAGCATCATACTCCTGGGACGACGAGGTTCAGGAACCCATAAAAAAGAAGTGGGAAGAGTTCTACGACGAATTACCAAGTTTGTCCGAGTTTCGCATTGACCGATTCGCGTTTGCTCCGAATTCCACCATTCAGTTGCACAGTTTTGCGGACTCATCCGAGGCTGCCTACGGTGCCTGCACTTACGCCCGTACTGTGGACTCCGAAGACATCCAACTGTTAGCAGCCAAATCTCGAGTAGCACCCTTAAAGCGACTAACCCTACCGCGATTGGAACTTTGTGCAGCTTTGATCGCCACACAGCTGCATTCTCGCATCATAGAAGCACTGCAAATGGGAACCGTCGAATCCTTCTACTGGTCGGACTCCACCGTGGTGCTACAGTGGCTTAGAACTCCTCCAAGTTTGTTTAAGACATTCGTGGCCAACCGAGTCTCGGAGATACAAACCTCCACGCACGGATCGCATTGGCGGCATGTATCTGGAATCCAGAACCCGGCGGATCTTGTATCCAGAGGAATGCATGTGAAGGACCTCCTTACCAGCTCGCTTTGGAAGAACGGTCCTGAATGGTTAACCTGGCCTGAAGCGGCTTGGCCGACACCGAAAATTAAGATTTCACCCGAAGCAGAACATGAATGCAAGCGAATAATGACTGTTGTAGCCACTACTGCACCAGTTTACAatccaattttgacgtaggactacgtctttcatttctataccggggtgtaaaatcaaagtttcgaaaacgaaagcgttacgccggagaccgagattttgagtgttaatagctcctaaacaactgaacgaaatggtatgataaacacttcattcgaaagataaaatgtctacgcgttctatacttgttactttctgatccaaaaacttgtttcaatagtcttaaattagctttcaaaataggctattgaaatcaccaatcggtatataagcgagcgccgctcggaaatccactcagttctaattgaacagcgattggagcatgttgtcgctgttgtagtgaagctcttcatttatcatgaaagcgcggatgaacggtgtcaccaagagcctgtttgtgcaccttaggccagaagagaatccatcaggaggagagtgatgctacaaacggttccccgggaagatctcgaagcagccgctacacacacacacacatacacgcacggaattctttccgtttggatcgagaaagatccggaaaataatctgccagttcctctaggaatttaaaaatacattcatgtgaaagagtttatttgaatgttttctatccatgtaacactgtgaccaaatatgtttcaatcaagtgccattaacagatggttatcgagttagcattaaccactggtgggcttccagtatcgaggaaaatgtggaaatatctaatcgttactgaaaataatctgccagttcctctgggaatttaaaattacattcatatgaaagagtttattttaatgttttctatccatgtaacactgtgaccaaatacattaggttttatgatttttcaatcaatcgcaatcaacaggatagcttctgaagattattcttccccatcagtaggatatttccgtatccaatattggatgcataaaaccttgtgcctccaacgtaacgctctcgttttcgaagttctccaaatattcattcattcagaatgaattcagattcaacttcatacaaatgatctctaaatcaacgatagtcctacgtcacccttgcggttataccatcgatataacccacttcctgtttttacatTATACCGCAACTATTCACGTCTGGTAAGAATAATTGCCTACTGCCGATGTTTTATCCATAATCTGCGCGACAAGGTTCGAACGCAACCCGTACATTTAACAGGTTCCGAGCCAAGAATGTCGCTTTCCGTTGAGCAAATCTCCCAAACTAAAACACATCTTGTTAGACTGGCTCAAGCCGACTGTTTTCAAGACGAAATTCGTGACCTTCGTCAAGGACGACCTTTGAAGAAGAGCTCTCCGATAAGACTGCTGAATCcattcgtcgatactgagggtACCTTGAGGGTTGGGGGgcggttaaaactttctgaACAGCCATATTTATTCAAACATCCAGCCTTGCTCCCTAGCTTTCATCCCCTCGCCAAGCTGATAGCCAAATCCTTCCATTACAAACTGGTTCATGGTGGCGGTCACGTCACCCTATCGAACATGCGTGAGGAGTATTGGCCATTACAAGGACGAAGACTAGTACGCAGCGTCATCAGAAACTGCTACCAATGCGCTCGAGCCAATCCCGTTCCAGTCCAGCAACAAATTGGTCAGCTGCCTGCCCAGCGGATCACTGTCAGCAAGCCGTTTGCTGTTACCGGTGTGGATTACGCCGGTCCAGTTTATTTAAAGCCGATCCACAAACGAGCTCAACCGACGAAGGCATACATCTGTCTATTTGTCTGCTTCACGACGAAGGCAGTGCATCTAGAGCTTGCCGGTGACCTCTCAACAGTAGCCTTCCTCAAGGCATTCCGCCGTTTTGTATCTCGCCGAGGTCGACCAGCACACCTGCATTCCGACAATGGGAAGAACTTCATTGGGGCCAAAAATGAGCTGCACCAAATCTACCAAATGCTCCACAGCCAGCAGGAGATGGAAAAAATCCAGAAAGTATGTGCCGAAGAAGAAATCATTTGGCACTTGAACCCACCGAAGGCGCCTCATTTCGGTGGGCTTTGGGAAGCGGCAGTCAAGGTTGCCAAAACCCACCTGTACCGTCACCTCGGGAACACCTTGCTGTCGTTTGAGAACCTGTCTACAGTTTTAGTAGAAATCGAAGCTGCGATGAACTCGCGGCCACTTGTTCCGATGACCGAAGACCCGAACGACTTCTCCGTTCTGACGCCAGCACATTTCATTATCGGATCGACAATGCATTCCCTGCCCAGTCCCAACGTTTGCGACTTCCCATGGTCGCGGCTTGACCACTATCACCAGCTGCAGCAGTTATATCAGCAGTTCTGGCACCATTGGAGAACCGAGTACCTCCAGGAACTCCAAAAGGACACCAGAAGCTGCCAACCAAACGCTGCAATTACGCCTGGCAGGCTAGTGGTGGTCATCGATGAATTCCAGCACCCAGTTCGTTGGCCACTCGCCCGGATTGAGGCTGTCCATCCAGGCGCAGATGGACTTGTTCGCGTGGTGACGCTACGCACGCCGAGAGGAACCATCAAGCGCCCAGTCACAAAGATCTGCATATTGCCAACAGACCAAGAAGATTAacattcggaaattgttttgtggaacaaatttttcttttcttgaactatttgaaatattgtaaacatattTAGTcgataagttttttttaattgatttgAAATCTTAAATTTCAAAGGTGGCGGCGATGTTTGTTGTCGGTATAATCACCTGTAGAACTAGGCATCAAATACCCGAGTAGAATCTCCAATATTCACTCTCTCGCTTATCGCTCGCACACGACCACATGTTCTCTTATCACGCCAGTTATCTGACAGCCACCATAAGAGACACACGTAGTTGTCTACACGTAATAAAGATATACGTTGAAATATAGATTTAGTTTCTCGCCAAAGTATTTTCAAGTGCTTTTATCACCCATCGGAAAGATTGCGATACAGGTGAGCCCGACCTGCCCaacatgctatacattacaatcccttggtgtgtaaatggttaaaattcatgaaaactagaagcgtttccattttctcattTGTTCGGCCGATTTGTGTggtaaccctacccgtatttcgaatgcttacaactcgaacatttcttaatagatcgcatcaataatgcatcaattgataggaaatatttctacgcgtctgtcacaattaataaaatgttatttttcattagatgaacaagcGAATAACTGTAAAAGGTTAAGGGTTATCCAAACGCCCtgactgccaagttttgattggcccgatttacggtttccccaacacagacttcaaaatcgatgtacctgtggaaatccgctttgcaaatatacatgcaagtcgggggtattttcgttcccaccgaactgtgtttacctaacacagacttcaaaatcaatgtgtctgggggaatccgctttatcaaaacatgcaagttacATTCCTTACATTTTTCTTACTTTTACTGACACTAACTTCAGTACCGCGAATAAAAAAAGTAAGCTCGGGTTTCTGGCTCGTGGCCGGCCGGTTCAATATCCGCGCGACTTAAATTCCCCGTAACCAAATTAATGTTTACGATTATATATAGCCAATTCgattgcaattgattaatttttttcccCTCTCTGAAAGCGACTCCAAGCACCTCCCGTAGGAATCTGAATTTAGAATGAGCTTGTAGGAATAAGTATGTATAGTGTTACGTGTAACTCCCGTAACAGTAGTGTTAACAGAATTGGTCGTGTTTTAGTTGTACGGAAAAAAGAAAATCCCACTAGGCAACGCTACATCTGGTGACATCTGgctcatttcagatactagatgtgaatgaactttcgcggatcgagaactacgtaaacttgagatgtgcaataatttcagagggaaatgtaaaatacgatgatcgtttgacaattcttccgttcacacattttggtagtcctaggcatcatatcaaacgtgaaaggatgtgcatcaaatttatttgtaacgaaaatcataatctatcacaaaaatgtcgatgcattcaaaaataatattcgaagtggtaaaaaagtggattgcataatataattgcgtagttctacgtttaaaatatgtggtcgtgtcctagatacaaccccttacatttttttaaaatttttacaatTTAGGCTTGCTGAAACTGCGTTCGCACGATGCCACTGTAACTGGAAGCGTCAGTAAAATTCGTAGCGCCATCTCAATGTTAAATTAAACTGCTtcgacaaaatatctgttcctTTGTTTTAACATCTGAAGAATACTTCCATCCGAAATTTGACGCAACCTGCTTTAATTGATCCATGCTCATAAATGTTAGTTCGTCTCTCGTTATAAATGAAATATCCCGggatttttgatgaaaacattTAAGTTTTTGGGCAaatctgtatttattcctcaaataGTTTCCTTCAAGgccaatacacttggtatagcgagtttctaagtcttcgaaatatgcctcagtttatgcgatgacctcctcattcgatgtGAATCTCTTCCCCTAGAGCCACCGCTTGAGGTTTGGGAACATATAATTGTCGCTAGAGGTGAAGTCTGGAATCGTAATTGATCCAAATTGGCCATCGCCTTTAAGGACGTATGCGACTATGCGTTGTCTTCGCCATATGGGgccattttttctttatttcgtcgttCAGTGCATAATACTCTCCGGTAATTGTTTTTCCCATTCTGCAGGTAGTCGATAAAGATTATGTTATGCGCATcccaaaaaaaacatcatcgcgccgctgtttttggtcgacggtctgcaaacgcggcacccatcgcgcggatggCTTTTTCGTATCACACTCGTTCTTTTGGAATGTCTatggcctcagctaactcgcgtaacttcactttacgatcgttcaaaacgagtcgatgcacttgttttacgatttctggattcgtagcctcttctGGTCTTCCAGAGTGAGGCggtctgcggtgcttgtacggcccttTTTAAATTCACAAAACCACCGATAAATTGTTGTTTTCGAAGGATCAGAAGTATATCCACTATAGACAGATTTCATGGAAACTCGTCTCAGGAAATATTCCCGCACTACTCGCATgatagtacaaaaaaaaattggcattatgaaggaaataataaaaagagGCTCTCTGTCATGGTATAAGAGcttcaaataaaatgttttcagaaaaataattttcatccgAAACAATCGAAAATGATCGAAAGTAAGTGATTTtcagtaaattttattttgaaatcaaTATATCTCGGGAACAGTAGCAGTTACCAAAATTTTGCCGTGCACCTTTTTTGTTACAAATCTTACGTACTTTCATAAAATCGGGTCAAAAACCATTTGTAAGAATCATTTCCGCAGTTACAATGAACTTCATCAGTTGTCCACTGcgacatataaaaaatataaacaaaaaacacattttttgagaaaaattaatgttaagtattattttttaaataaaaaaaaaataaaacattttaacAGTGAATGCTTTTACGATGTAGCTCCAATATCAGAAAACACTAAATCAATCGGACCAATCGTTTCTGAgttatatttttatgaaaattttcaagCAATTTTTGTTTGGACCGTTCTCAAAAATAAGGCtggaatcaaaaatgaaaaccaattatACTAATTGTCCTTTTTGATCATGAAGAATGTGTCTGCAAAATttgagccaaataaaaaaaaatgaaaacatcgacTTTCGAATTCAAATGAATCGCTCAGAAGTATAATTTGTGTCCATTTGTGTTAGTATTTAAGTGAGATTTCTATTTcaaaataacacgtcttgaaagtattctgagtggcaaaatCGAGAAAATGTGCAAGTGCAAGTCGAAAGAGATTTGTAAACGAATAATCTCCCAGCTAAAACGGAAATCGAATTCGAAACTCCCAGAAAGATATGTGTTATACTAACCACCTTAGCATAGTATGAATAGTAGTTTTCATAAAATATTGTTTATTTAATCCCaaccaacgaaaaaaaaaatcgttaatcGTTAATCAACAAACGAATAGTCTGTTTACAGAGTTATTCGTAATTTACGACCCGGTCGACCTGTAAGCGATTATCTGCATAATACTTTATCCTCACATATTCGATACCTTCCAATTTGGGAATGTCTTCGGGCCGTAAATCCCTCCGTCCGTCTCCATCTGGTGGAGTGGTTAGGCAATTTTCAGCGTAATGCATAATTCCCAACCAGCGGTCCCTCGTTAGGAGAGACTGTCCGTCCTTTGCACGCTCGTTTGTTACACCTAATTATTATTGCCAGCCAGTTCaataaaatcataatttttatcCTCCGCTTCCCTGCCGCCGCTCCGAGGACGCGGCACCAGTGCAGCCCTTGACCTTCGGTGCATCGCATTTTCCGCCCGCAGTCAACCATTTGGAACAATCGCGCTTTTATCGTCGTAATTTTACTCGGACTTGTTTTCTACCGGCGGACAAGGTGAGCAGAAAAAGAACATCACAAGCGAGGCGAGGATGAGGAGGACATCCTTCTGGGATGAAACTGAAGCAACAGGTTTTCGCTAGTTTTCACCTTCGGACCGAGCGGTTGAGCATTGCTTTCTTGACAACCATCGGCAGAAGGCAGCATCCAACGAAGACGACGGTGGCTGACGAGCTCTCAATAGTGTTGGAGCAGCTCGCGCGCTTTGCCCTGTGATCGATCCCCTCTCAGTTCCGACCACCTCGTTCCTCGAAGGGACAGCAGCATGCCGATGCAAAATTTATGGTATTGACTTTTTCGCGTGCATTTTCACATATGCACTCTCATATTCGCCGGAGCTCTGTGGAAGTTATTGCGAAATTTCACTGCCGCGCCGTAGCCGAAGGGGCGAAACGGAGGGTGAGGCAAAATACAAATTCTATAGCTATTGAATGCGAGCATAAAATGTCTACCTTCTTGTTATGGGATTTTtgctttcgttttttttcctcgCAGCTACTTCCCTCCTAGAAAATCAGCCAACCGTCCGAGCTGGAATTGTTCTGAAATTGTTCGGCCAGCGAACGTTTGCAGGTTTTGCCCAGTTTTCGCGTGCGATTGAGAATATTTCATTGCCGCAGcgaaacaacagaaaaaaaaacgctagCAAATGTGAAGTTTTGCCCTGAACATTCGTTAACTGGCTATTGATATTGGCTTCACTGGTCTAGCATTTATGTAATGCAATCTGTTTGTAGAGTataattttactttttatgtaaCGGTCGAAGCGTATCGGAGGCATTATTTTGTGTTGGCACATGCCCGAGTTTAACAGTTGCAAAATGTGAACAAAACTGTGAATAAGTGTTTCACTTCAAGTGTTTCCATCGTTGTTCTGAATGAATTATTCAATCGTGCGATCGAACGAATGAAAAATGCATCACGCACTGCATCATCGAAAGTCAATTATCCACACATTGCAATTCTCATATTTCGTGACAAAACAAATtccgaaaaaattcttcatataAATACACGCATTGTTAACGCAAACAACATTTATCCATCAGTAGCTTCCCAGACAGCAGATCGCGCAGAAAACATGATCATCAGATCCAAAATGTTGAGGGTAAGTGTCTCGatcatatttttgagaaaaaagaatCATTGGTCATTTTACCACCACGCAGATCATCGCTTTGGCTGTCTGCTTAGCCGTCGTTGCCTCAGCCCACAAATCTAAAGGAGATCACGGCCATAAGCGGAAGCACGTGGGTCATCACAagaaccaccaccaccaccatcacCGTCATAACCACCACAGTAACCACCACTATCACTACCGGCCCAAGTACAGGTACGAGTACGGCGTGAAGGACGACGAAACGGGGGACCACAAGAGCCACTGGGAGCTCCGTGATGGGAATGCTGTGCACGGAGAGTACCATATGGACGAAGCGGATGGTACCTTCCGGCAGGTTTGGTACAAATCGGACAAAAACAAGGGATTCATGGTTCACGTCAAGCGGTCCGGGAGCGCGCAGCATCCACACGGACTGAGTTACGTGAACGTAGAACGGGACTACGAGCTGCAGTCAGTGAAAATTCCTGATCTGAGAAACGAATGAGTGTCTCAAAAGCTTACTGCCACGATGTGTTTGTGTATCTAGTTGTATTCAAAGCGCCCTCCGGTAGGTAACTTAGTAAGGAAGAACGAATTATTTATTTACGTTTATTGTTAGTGGTTATAACGAAATAAAAAGTTATTAGATGCGATGCTTTTATATTGTAAGAAATAAAAGAATCTTTTAGATAATTCCTTAAATTTACACAGTGTTTCCTTCTTGTCATGAGCGAACAAATCCCACCTTTCAATATCCTATTACcattttagatatatatatatatatatatatatatatatatatatatatatatatatatatatatatatatatatatatatatatatataccgttCTTACGTTCATTTGTATACAGTCTTGTTGATCATCCATTATAATCAGTGTTCAGGATTACAAGAACTTCATAATTGGAACCACTTTAATACactatacattttgttttggcaTTTCATACGTCATCGGCTCAACTAAATATTCACCCTGCAGAATATATGGTGTGTATTTGGTGGAACTAGGTCGGTATTATTTACATAAGCACATTGAAGCGGTTCAAAGAGGACACATTCCTTGCCTTGGATTTCCCGAAAATGTACTCAATAAATTAGAGAAATATTAGTGAACACTGCAGAGCACACATATGACCTATTACCTTTCCAACATCCCAGAATTCATTCGGCTATCGATTATGTTATTCGTCATACTTTTTCTATATTTGTATCTATCTTGTTCCCTTAGAGAGGTAGCACgctatggaaatttttttttttaaatctgatcTAAAATGTTCTCTGGAATGTCCACTTTACTGTAGTGTTCCAGGcttgtccgatgctccgttccaaagtttCAAGCCAATTAGTAGgcctaagtctttgcgtaatGAGCGCGGATCCAAGATTTAAAACCCCCGGTTCTACCcccggaacggtccatccgattttgatggaATAGTTTTTCCCAGATACTCCACTAAATTTCTTGTCATCATacataggatttttttttgatattttgaaaaattaaatgttggtgaatgttttgtctcgatttttgagacACAGACgcaattttgtttcaaaaaaatgtcgccatttcgtcGAAAATCAATATGTTGAAAAAaccctacgtacgatgacaggaaatataaccaagactagctgacccggcaaacttcgtcccgcccaaaatttgttttttgttatcaataccttcaaacatacacgttttcttactaagctcatgagtcaaatcgcagaactgttcattgattgatctgctcatcgaccccgttgaatttgccttttactataaaattcgtagtacttctaccaaaactcatcattataatatcagattattttcagacacaattctcgtacaagatttttcaaccacttgcaaataacatgtttctccgttacatggaataaatgtttgatatagaaaacatgatagaataaagacagacccctcccctctgctctccttagagagggggaggagtgtctattcaccatagaaacgtttcgtgcctcctaaaatcttcacatgccaaatttggctccatttgcttgattatttttcgagttatgtagaaatttggttttcatttgtatgacagccaacTCTAAGAAAGGGGGGagtagtgtcgaaccaccatagaaacatttattgcgttctaaaacctccacatgccagatttggttttgtttgcttgattaattctcgagtaatgcagaaatttgtgtttcatttgtatggcagccccccttaagagaggggggagaagtatctaaccaccatataatcatttatggaccttaaaatcttcacatgctaatttttgtttcgtttgcttgattaattctcgagtaattcagaaatt
The Toxorhynchites rutilus septentrionalis strain SRP chromosome 2, ASM2978413v1, whole genome shotgun sequence genome window above contains:
- the LOC129765556 gene encoding uncharacterized protein LOC129765556; the protein is MVGESKSIALRRFHLLERRLSNDTDLKESYDKFMADYVALGHMRIVHSDYTPDSHVYYLPHHPVLKEASTTTKTRVVFDGSSKTSSGYSLNQSLCIGPVVQDDLLTLIIRFRKYPIAMIADIEKMYRQVQVHSSDAPLQRILWRFSPSDPLLTYELQTVTYGLVPSSFLATRTLQQLAEDDGDVYPLGAAALRKSFYVDDYIGGAGSIPEAIELRNELTKLLARGGFPLRKWTSSKLEVLQGLSTDEIGTQSTHKFDPDETVKTLGILWEPASDQFRFDLPMHCVTTHVTKRAILSAVSQLFDPLGLIAPVVGRGKMMIQELWLASYSWDDEVQEPIKKKWEEFYDELPSLSEFRIDRFAFAPNSTIQLHSFADSSEAAYGACTYARTVDSEDIQLLAAKSRVAPLKRLTLPRLELCAALIATQLHSRIIEALQMGTVESFYWSDSTVVLQWLRTPPSLFKTFVANRVSEIQTSTHGSHWRHVSGIQNPADLVSRGMHVKDLLTSSLWKNGPEWLTWPEAAWPTPKIKISPEAEHECKRIMTVVATTAPVYNPILT
- the LOC129764434 gene encoding zinc transporter SLC39A7-like: MIIRSKMLRIIALAVCLAVVASAHKSKGDHGHKRKHVGHHKNHHHHHHRHNHHSNHHYHYRPKYRYEYGVKDDETGDHKSHWELRDGNAVHGEYHMDEADGTFRQVWYKSDKNKGFMVHVKRSGSAQHPHGLSYVNVERDYELQSVKIPDLRNE
- the LOC129765557 gene encoding uncharacterized protein LOC129765557 — its product is MSLSVEQISQTKTHLVRLAQADCFQDEIRDLRQGRPLKKSSPIRLLNPFVDTEGTLRVGGRLKLSEQPYLFKHPALLPSFHPLAKLIAKSFHYKLVHGGGHVTLSNMREEYWPLQGRRLVRSVIRNCYQCARANPVPVQQQIGQLPAQRITVSKPFAVTGVDYAGPVYLKPIHKRAQPTKAYICLFVCFTTKAVHLELAGDLSTVAFLKAFRRFVSRRGRPAHLHSDNGKNFIGAKNELHQIYQMLHSQQEMEKIQKVCAEEEIIWHLNPPKAPHFGGLWEAAVKVAKTHLYRHLGNTLLSFENLSTVLVEIEAAMNSRPLVPMTEDPNDFSVLTPAHFIIGSTMHSLPSPNVCDFPWSRLDHYHQLQQLYQQFWHHWRTEYLQELQKDTRSCQPNAAITPGRLVVVIDEFQHPVRWPLARIEAVHPGADGLVRVVTLRTPRGTIKRPVTKICILPTDQED